The following are from one region of the Sphingopyxis sp. MWB1 genome:
- the argJ gene encoding bifunctional glutamate N-acetyltransferase/amino-acid acetyltransferase ArgJ yields the protein MMTRSPLAPAAFPALPAIAGVTCRVARAHYKEWDRCDLSYVELAPGTSVAGVFTRNICCSSEVELGREQVKGGAGRALIVNAGNSNAFTGYRGREAVEQIMAQVAEHLGCAADEVFVSSTGVIGVPLPKDKARAGVAAALTAEPCSWEDFANAIGTTDTFAKGAHASAIVGGTTVQIAGVIKGSGMIAPDMATMLGYIFTDADVAPALLQDMLTRATGESFNAITVDSDTSTSDTVLLFATGAADHPRLTDWDDAGADALYAAIRQVALELAQLVVRDGEGATKFIEVQVDGAVSDESAKRVALAIANSPLVKTAVAGEDANWGRVVMAVGKAGEPADRDRLAIRFGDHMVAKDGLPIEGYDEAPVADHLKGQNIRIGVDLGLGEGRATVWTCDLTHGYISINADYRS from the coding sequence ATGATGACGCGCTCGCCTCTGGCCCCCGCCGCCTTTCCCGCCCTGCCTGCAATTGCCGGTGTGACCTGCCGCGTCGCGCGCGCGCATTATAAAGAATGGGACCGCTGCGACCTCAGCTATGTCGAGCTTGCCCCCGGCACCAGCGTCGCGGGCGTATTCACGCGCAATATCTGTTGCTCATCCGAAGTTGAACTGGGCCGGGAGCAGGTCAAGGGAGGCGCAGGCCGCGCGCTGATCGTCAATGCCGGCAACAGCAACGCCTTCACCGGATATCGCGGGCGCGAGGCGGTCGAACAGATCATGGCGCAAGTCGCGGAGCATCTGGGCTGCGCGGCGGATGAGGTGTTCGTCAGCTCAACCGGCGTAATCGGCGTTCCGCTTCCCAAGGACAAGGCGCGCGCGGGCGTCGCGGCAGCCCTGACGGCTGAGCCCTGTTCATGGGAGGATTTCGCGAACGCCATCGGCACCACCGACACTTTTGCCAAGGGCGCGCACGCCAGCGCCATCGTCGGCGGGACGACCGTCCAGATCGCCGGGGTGATCAAGGGGTCGGGGATGATCGCGCCCGACATGGCAACCATGCTCGGCTATATCTTCACCGACGCCGATGTTGCGCCAGCGCTGCTGCAGGACATGCTGACGCGCGCCACCGGCGAAAGCTTCAACGCCATCACGGTGGACAGCGACACATCGACCAGCGACACGGTGCTGCTCTTTGCCACCGGGGCTGCCGATCACCCGCGCCTTACCGATTGGGACGATGCGGGGGCCGATGCCCTTTATGCCGCCATCCGGCAGGTCGCGCTGGAGCTTGCCCAGCTCGTCGTGCGCGACGGCGAAGGCGCGACAAAATTCATCGAAGTGCAGGTTGACGGGGCGGTCAGCGACGAAAGCGCAAAGCGCGTCGCGCTCGCCATCGCCAATTCACCGCTGGTCAAAACCGCCGTCGCGGGCGAAGACGCCAATTGGGGCCGGGTGGTGATGGCAGTGGGCAAGGCCGGAGAGCCTGCCGACCGCGACCGGCTCGCCATCCGTTTCGGCGACCATATGGTCGCGAAGGATGGCTTGCCGATCGAGGGCTATGACGAAGCGCCGGTCGCCGATCATCTGAAAGGCCAGAATATCCGCATCGGCGTCGATCTGGGCTTGGGCGAAGGCCGCGCAACCGTTTGGACCTGCGACCTCACCCACGGCTATATCAGCATCAACGCCGATTATCGAAGCTGA
- the addA gene encoding double-strand break repair helicase AddA, whose amino-acid sequence MMGTANTLAALDPHQGAAADPVRHVWLGASAGTGKTQVLSARVLRLMLSGVSPEAILCITFTKAGAAEMAHRIHERLAAWVRMEDSHLRLDLHALGLDWQMPGLMARARALFATVIDSPGGAIRVQTIHAFCQTLLASFPLEAKLLPGFRAIEEDEAAALQRAVLAQLVDADRDAAQWRAAAAMLSRRLGPDAAISFLSSCASVFGGPAAGLPPRRHDLRAALNLPTADDVDLWVEEQLAAGAIAEADIAAVATSGANWGTKTGLACADMMAAWLGGDARARAPMLDDLLGCFLTGKGEMRADFAGEKGKMQDCLDHAVRIVAAAQTLKGTATAMRVADDLAQAWTLGSRFAEAYALAKREQGLADFDDLITLAGALLRVSSFGEWVRFKLDQRTDHILVDEAQDTNMRQWGIILSLAEEFFAASPEDSERVRTLFTVGDRKQAIFGFQGTEPRAFAAARALFEGLGERAGQAFRAVNLLSNYRSTPAVLDLADAWLAAGGAERMGLEGREPPHHPFRKGQAGQVELWRPLPVGKALDALAEEAGDGSGEGGEEGGEGGSAPASDPASMRLARAIADEVQDWIAHGRDGRPVAPGDVMILVRRRRDLAARIVARLQALHVPVAGVDRFALTQPLGVQDLIAAMRFAVQPLDDLNLAALLVSPLIGWTQDELFARVHKRGRAAIWEHLRASEADIPAESMAALRQMLAMADFTTPFRFLETILSGPIDGRRKLYARLGREARDPIDELLNQALAFEQRETVSLLGFLTQVEASAADIKRQTEARSDVVRVMTVHGSKGLQAPIVILADATDDPGIGHRPFSVDVAGWEKLPVFALPAEERQGALAKAYQAAAEAAEEEHWRLFYVALTRAEEILVVAGVTKKADLSVPEQSWHSAAEHLLADMGAEWEEAGPHWGQRRVHRVNPGKWAAARKKGHKTPPLPALPDWAHRAAPEEARPPRPLAPSALGEDDVATPPQGSARGEAVRRGLLLHSLFERLPPVAAEGRREAALRWLAAQAGDIDAAARAAMADEVLAVLDDPAHAALFGPDSLAEVPLSAVVEGGAVVSGIADRLHVTADAVTVIDYKTGRHVPRDAGDVAPAYLRQMAAYRDALAVIFPGHRVRAGLLYTAGPRLIMLSNEGLAPHRPALQARLAVSQGEIGRQGLEPGGATP is encoded by the coding sequence CGGCGTGTCGCCCGAGGCGATTTTGTGCATCACCTTTACCAAGGCGGGGGCCGCCGAAATGGCGCACCGCATCCACGAACGGCTCGCCGCCTGGGTGCGGATGGAAGATAGCCATTTGCGGCTCGACCTTCATGCGCTGGGCCTCGACTGGCAAATGCCGGGGCTGATGGCGCGGGCGCGCGCGCTGTTTGCCACGGTGATCGACAGCCCCGGCGGCGCCATCCGGGTTCAGACCATCCATGCCTTTTGCCAGACCTTGCTCGCGAGTTTTCCGCTGGAGGCAAAGCTGCTTCCCGGCTTTCGCGCGATTGAGGAGGATGAGGCGGCGGCGCTGCAGCGCGCCGTCCTCGCCCAATTGGTTGACGCCGACAGGGACGCGGCGCAATGGCGAGCGGCGGCGGCGATGCTGTCGCGGCGGCTGGGGCCCGATGCGGCGATTTCCTTCCTGTCGAGCTGTGCATCGGTTTTCGGCGGCCCGGCAGCGGGCTTGCCGCCGCGTCGCCATGATTTGCGCGCGGCCCTTAATCTTCCCACCGCAGACGATGTCGACCTTTGGGTCGAGGAGCAATTGGCGGCGGGCGCCATCGCCGAGGCTGATATTGCCGCGGTGGCGACGAGCGGCGCCAATTGGGGGACAAAAACGGGGCTGGCCTGCGCTGACATGATGGCGGCGTGGCTGGGGGGCGATGCCCGCGCCCGCGCCCCGATGCTGGACGATCTGCTCGGCTGCTTCCTGACCGGCAAGGGCGAAATGCGTGCTGATTTCGCGGGCGAGAAGGGCAAGATGCAAGATTGCCTAGACCATGCGGTGCGGATCGTCGCAGCAGCGCAGACGCTGAAAGGCACGGCGACGGCGATGCGCGTCGCCGACGATCTGGCGCAGGCGTGGACATTGGGAAGCCGCTTTGCAGAAGCCTATGCGCTGGCGAAGCGCGAACAGGGGCTGGCCGATTTCGACGATCTGATCACGCTTGCGGGCGCGCTGCTGCGTGTCAGCAGCTTTGGCGAATGGGTGCGTTTCAAGCTCGATCAGCGCACCGACCATATATTGGTCGATGAGGCGCAGGACACCAATATGCGCCAATGGGGCATCATCCTGTCGCTGGCCGAAGAATTTTTCGCCGCCAGCCCGGAGGATAGCGAACGGGTGCGCACCCTGTTCACCGTGGGTGACCGCAAACAGGCGATTTTCGGCTTTCAGGGGACCGAGCCGCGCGCCTTTGCCGCGGCGCGCGCGCTGTTCGAGGGCTTGGGGGAACGGGCAGGGCAGGCGTTTCGCGCGGTCAATCTGCTCTCCAACTATCGCTCGACCCCGGCGGTGCTCGACCTTGCCGATGCCTGGCTGGCGGCGGGCGGCGCGGAACGGATGGGGTTGGAAGGGCGCGAGCCGCCCCATCATCCCTTCCGCAAGGGGCAGGCGGGACAGGTCGAGCTGTGGCGTCCGCTGCCGGTCGGAAAAGCGCTCGATGCCCTTGCCGAAGAAGCCGGCGACGGCAGCGGCGAGGGGGGTGAAGAGGGCGGCGAAGGAGGAAGTGCGCCGGCATCCGACCCCGCGAGCATGCGGCTCGCCCGCGCCATCGCCGATGAGGTGCAGGACTGGATCGCGCATGGCCGCGACGGGCGGCCCGTGGCGCCCGGCGACGTGATGATCCTGGTGCGGCGGCGCCGCGATCTGGCGGCGCGGATCGTCGCGCGGTTACAGGCGCTGCATGTGCCCGTCGCGGGGGTCGATCGTTTCGCGCTGACGCAGCCGCTGGGGGTGCAGGATCTGATCGCGGCGATGCGCTTTGCCGTGCAGCCGCTCGACGATCTCAATCTCGCCGCCCTGCTGGTGTCGCCCCTGATCGGCTGGACGCAGGACGAGCTTTTTGCGCGCGTCCACAAGCGGGGACGCGCCGCGATATGGGAGCATCTGCGCGCCAGCGAAGCCGATATTCCTGCGGAGAGCATGGCGGCGCTGCGGCAGATGCTCGCCATGGCGGATTTCACCACGCCGTTTCGCTTTCTGGAAACGATCCTGTCAGGGCCAATCGACGGGCGGCGCAAGCTTTACGCCCGGCTGGGCCGCGAAGCGCGCGATCCGATTGACGAATTGCTCAATCAGGCGCTGGCCTTTGAACAGCGCGAGACGGTCTCGCTGCTCGGCTTTTTGACCCAGGTAGAGGCGAGCGCCGCCGACATCAAGCGCCAGACCGAAGCGCGCAGCGATGTGGTGCGGGTGATGACGGTGCATGGCTCGAAAGGCCTGCAGGCGCCGATCGTCATATTGGCGGACGCAACCGACGATCCGGGGATCGGCCACCGGCCCTTCAGCGTCGATGTCGCGGGATGGGAGAAATTGCCCGTCTTTGCCTTGCCTGCCGAAGAGCGGCAGGGCGCGCTCGCCAAGGCCTATCAGGCGGCGGCGGAGGCAGCGGAAGAGGAGCATTGGCGACTTTTCTATGTCGCGCTGACGCGCGCCGAGGAAATATTGGTGGTCGCAGGCGTGACCAAAAAGGCCGATTTGAGCGTGCCCGAGCAAAGCTGGCATAGCGCGGCGGAACATTTGCTCGCGGATATGGGCGCCGAATGGGAAGAGGCTGGTCCGCACTGGGGACAGCGCCGGGTGCACCGGGTCAATCCCGGCAAATGGGCCGCGGCAAGGAAAAAGGGGCACAAGACGCCGCCGTTGCCCGCTTTGCCCGATTGGGCGCATCGTGCCGCGCCCGAAGAAGCGCGCCCGCCGCGTCCGCTCGCGCCATCGGCGCTGGGCGAGGATGATGTGGCGACGCCGCCGCAGGGCAGTGCGCGCGGCGAAGCCGTGCGGCGCGGGCTGCTGCTTCATTCGCTGTTCGAACGTCTGCCGCCCGTGGCCGCTGAAGGGCGCCGCGAGGCCGCGCTGCGCTGGCTGGCGGCACAGGCGGGCGATATTGATGCGGCAGCTCGCGCGGCGATGGCGGACGAGGTGCTGGCGGTGCTGGACGACCCCGCCCATGCGGCGCTTTTCGGGCCGGACAGTCTGGCCGAAGTCCCGCTGTCGGCGGTGGTGGAGGGCGGCGCGGTCGTGTCGGGCATCGCCGACCGGCTGCACGTTACCGCCGATGCCGTGACCGTTATCGATTACAAGACGGGGCGCCATGTGCCCCGCGATGCCGGGGACGTCGCCCCCGCCTATTTGCGGCAGATGGCGGCCTATCGCGATGCGCTGGCGGTGATTTTTCCGGGGCATAGGGTGCGTGCGGGCCTGCTCTATACGGCGGGGCCGCGGCTGATCATGCTGAGCAACGAGGGGCTGGCGCCGCACCGTCCCGCCCTCCAAGCGCGGCTTGCGGTGAGCCAAGGGGAAATTGGGCGCCAGGGCCTTGAGCCGGGCGGGGCAACCCCCTAG